TTCGTTGAATATGtaaatttatatttaattatttaagaaatatatttatATTAATTTTTATAATAGAAAACAATAGGTTTTAGTTTAAAAAATGGTAAAAAacttgatttgtgcttaattgcacatttttggaaagttatggggctaatttgctACAAGTGAAACTTAAAGGGCTGATTTGCATATAGTTTATGAGTTATGGGGATAATTTCCTACATCCCCGCTTTAATTTATTATACTCCGTACTTGTTACTTTAGTTTCTTATACTCCATACTTAAAAGGTAACAGTTGTTTTATCACACATGTTGAGGCACGTTTTACAACGTAAATATTTTTAGTTacgcattattaaaaattataaaaatttgacaTTTTTATAACATTCATGATGATAAATCATACAAGATCTCAcgtgactatattttgtcttatagattaagaatgaTATCAGAGATTACCTACGACTATAAATAGTGCCAAAAAACAAGTGTTACCTTTAATTTGGATGAGAGGCGGGTATGATTTTTTTCACATAGGTTTTTAACCTGGACAAGTGAGGTCCCCTTAGTATTCATTGAACATAAGACATGTCTATCCATTGATGAAGCGGCTTCCAAATTTAAATTCCGGACTAAAATTTTTTTAGCCATCAAAACATGAATTCAAAACACCCTTTTGAATCTATTTCGTACGAGTAATAAACATCGAGTTAATATTTCTAAACGGTCCTCAAGCACAATAGTACGTTACGATTTAAACACGATTACATTGTCTTTTCACAAATACGTAAGCGAGACGGTCTTACACAGGTAAAATGGATTCGTTTAATAACCACTTTTAGCCACTTATGATCCAGATACTTGGTCTATTTCATCCAAGAAAAAGAATTACATGCCTCCCGTAATCAACATCAAAAAGTCGAAAAAGTCGATTTGGTCTATTTCCACGGAGTTTGGTTATTCAAAACCCCAGAGATTTGGGATCTTTTGAACAAATTAGCCTCAAATTATTGGATCACAAAAGAATACAGAATCATTTTTTCTGAAGATAATAATACAATGCCAATCGCCATGTACAGAGTGTGGCAGAAACAACCGGCTCAGTCATTCTGACCGAGAACTGGCATATAATACAATACAACAATACAACATTTAAACACAAGGAGTCTCTTGTGTAAGGAAGATGCAGCTAAAAATGAATATATAGCAAGTATGAAAGGAGCACCGGCAAAGGTTTACCTGGCAGGTTAATCCTCGAGATCTTCAGCATCCTCTGCATCTACCATCTCTTCATCTGTAATATCATCATTGCCATCTAAAATATACCTTTCAAGTTCGTCCATTTCTTCATTATCATAACTGTAAAAACTGTCAGAGTGGTCCCACAGACCCGTCCCTAGCTCTTCTCCACGACATGCAACATGAAGGTAAGGCCGACTCCTAGCTAGGGCATCTACCATGTCCCTGTTCACGCTTCCGGTTACGCCTAACCATTTCAATCGCGGGAAGTATGGCTTCTTTAGCCACCGAAAGGAGAGAGCACTCACACGCCCACAATTGTAGAGATCTAGGATCCGTAAGCTGTTCCCGTGCCATCTATCGTCGTCGACTTGCATCGAGGCCAATGCCATGACTGACGTGTCACCAATGAGTGGACATTGTCTTAGACGAAGCTCACAAATAGGGGTTCGACTTTTTGCCAATAAAAGAATTCCGTTATCGGAGAGATTAGGAAGATTTGACAAATCTAATTCTTGCAGAACTGGCTTTGAAGAGTTACCAGTACCAGTGCCAAGTAATGCTGTTATACATTTATCAGTTAGTCTTTTGCAGCTTCTAACAGAGAGCGAAGTTAGTGAACTACTTGCCCTTTCCTTCAGGTATGAAATTCCAGTATCACTGATATCAGACCCATCTAGGAGTAATGACGTTAATTTGGGAAGAGTGCTGATTGATAGTAGTGCTTCATCCCCGAGGCTTCTGCAATCTCTCAAATCGAGAACACTAAGATCAAGATTTGATGTTAAATGGTTAACTGCTATATTGGTCAGCAGATTGCACCATCTCAGGCCAACATGGGTTAGGGCAAGAGGGGTTGCCGAGATATCAAGAAAAACAAGATCAGTGAGTTGAATTCCATGTGAAATCTTGATCTTGAATAGGTTAGAGCAAGAATGCAATATGGCCCGGAAACCGGTGTCGGTAACCCGACAAAAGCCACCAAGACAGATACTTTCCATGCTCGAACATTTGTCAGCCATTAGAAGGATTCCCAGATCATTGATTCGACGAAAGTAAGTAACAAGTAACTCTTGACTGCGAACAAGAGAAAGATGCTTCAGCTTTCCATGTGGGTTTATATGCTGAAGCCCATTGTTGGTTAGGTCAAACGTCACCCCTGGCTCAATGATGGGTGCATCTCGAAGATCGAGGTGGGTCAAGGATGTGAGATTCTGAGATATTGTACTGACCATGGTATCAGTGATGTAATCTACAGAAAGATTTAACTTTTGAAGATTTGGTAGTACAGATGGTTGCACATGTTGCAGAAACTGATCGGGAGCCGGGGTCAGTAATTCTGTCACCATCACAGATGAGATATAACTTATTTCGAGCGAAGTTAGCTTTTCCGAAGCCAAAGTCCATGCGCGGGCAAAATTATGACGAAGAAATGTTGAGACATCAAACATCAGATAGAGGGTCTACAGCAAAAGAAACACAAGTTAGGCAGGAATGCAGGACACAAATGTTACTGTTCTTTCAAGTTTTAACTAAATTATGTAGCCAAGACAAATCTTAAAAGTTATCACTTTAAAACACAAGGTTAGGGTAAAAACACAATGTTGATTTGTTTGTAGTTGGGATTAAAAGTTATCACTTAAAAACACAAGGACATAAATGTATGGTTAGTTGAACTTTAAGATATGAAGTTTCATCACGACAATTGAAGGATAAACACGCCTCACACAGTAGGACAAGCTTTCAGTAAAAAGGATATTATCTACAAACTAGTAGCCTTAGGAGATGCTCTACTACACATCATTATACCCATAGGAACTGGAGTGCTCTTAGCCTTCCTAATTGTCCAGATTTCAGTCCTAAGTTTACCTCAATTTGAGTTCCTTGTTGTCCGTTCAAAAAGACCTTAACAACTTAATTACTTCCCAGCATCTTGCACCAAAGCTACCTCAGAGAAACATGGCCTAAAACTGAGACCTCTTGTGAGTTGTGACaataaaaaattttaattttaaactcCTTGACGGTTCTTGTGGCAAATTCACGGTCCTTTCAAACGATACTCTTAAGTTTTCATCTTCCAGCTGTAATGTATACCTCCAACATTATAAACTAACACAAACCTTAAGATTACAACCAATTAATGGATTCACAAAATGGAAATGATTTTTGCTTCACTTCTAGCTATCTCGTGATAACCAGCATCGATCATTTGCAGC
The Silene latifolia isolate original U9 population chromosome 11, ASM4854445v1, whole genome shotgun sequence genome window above contains:
- the LOC141611284 gene encoding F-box/LRR-repeat protein 10, which gives rise to MEENNGEGESMVVGLEQLPSALLATIMSKLDMASICSVASTCRTFKFCASHILTFLPTVHLLDVAPSIDLIAPLLPPNPYLNSLKVDCCRLDDSAIQHFVRPSLHELFLHNCNDFSGKLLFEIGTQCRDLRSLYLGSVSDKRGRAIHISDLEELLRGCQELETLYLMFDVSTFLRHNFARAWTLASEKLTSLEISYISSVMVTELLTPAPDQFLQHVQPSVLPNLQKLNLSVDYITDTMVSTISQNLTSLTHLDLRDAPIIEPGVTFDLTNNGLQHINPHGKLKHLSLVRSQELLVTYFRRINDLGILLMADKCSSMESICLGGFCRVTDTGFRAILHSCSNLFKIKISHGIQLTDLVFLDISATPLALTHVGLRWCNLLTNIAVNHLTSNLDLSVLDLRDCRSLGDEALLSISTLPKLTSLLLDGSDISDTGISYLKERASSSLTSLSVRSCKRLTDKCITALLGTGTGNSSKPVLQELDLSNLPNLSDNGILLLAKSRTPICELRLRQCPLIGDTSVMALASMQVDDDRWHGNSLRILDLYNCGRVSALSFRWLKKPYFPRLKWLGVTGSVNRDMVDALARSRPYLHVACRGEELGTGLWDHSDSFYSYDNEEMDELERYILDGNDDITDEEMVDAEDAEDLED